The window TCAGCGTTAGGTGGAATCACATCAGGCATCTTCCCCCTAGGCCCAAGTATAGGCCCCATTGTCCTACCTATTTGAACCATTAAGTCCGGTGAGGCGAGGAAGAAGTCATACTGCTGAGCCAGCCTCCTCACACTCTTCTTATCACTATACTTACCTAAATCATCCCTAGTTATCACTAAGTCAGCCCCAGCATCCCTAGCTGCAGTTATCGTTGCACCACTAGCTATTACACACACCTTAGCCTGCTTACTCAATGGGTTAGGTAACGGGACAGTTACGTTGATTCTATTTTCAGGCTTCTTAACGTCAACATCCCTCAACTTAATGATTAAGTCCACTGACTGATTAAACCTACGCTTCTTAGCCCTCCTCTTAACATCCCTATACGCCTCCTCAATAGGCCTAACGTAACTACTCATTACTCAACCTAAAACAGGGTGGATTTATAAGATTTTATACTCACTAACCTCCTAATCCCTGAGGATCCACTTCACAATGGTTCATGCTCATTAGTCGCTTGGCCTCATCCCCCTCCAATCAAATACCCTAACTACA is drawn from Caldivirga sp. and contains these coding sequences:
- a CDS encoding 50S ribosomal protein L1; its protein translation is MSSYVRPIEEAYRDVKRRAKKRRFNQSVDLIIKLRDVDVKKPENRINVTVPLPNPLSKQAKVCVIASGATITAARDAGADLVITRDDLGKYSDKKSVRRLAQQYDFFLASPDLMVQIGRTMGPILGPRGKMPDVIPPNADTKVLIDRYRRSVRVRLRDQPQIMVKVGMEDMDPSKIAENALTVLEEVARKYGWDKIKEVELKLTMSPPVKVNIAAQ